A single Perca flavescens isolate YP-PL-M2 chromosome 2, PFLA_1.0, whole genome shotgun sequence DNA region contains:
- the golga7ba gene encoding golgin A7 family, member Ba: MATEFHNLQELRHSASLANKVFIQRDYSEGTTCRFQTKFPSELESRIERTLFEDTVKTLNNYYAEAEKIGGQSYLEGCLACSTAYLIFLCMETRYEKVLKKIAKYIQEQNEKIYAPRGLLITDPIERGMRVIEISIYEDRGSSGSSSGSSSVSGSTAR; the protein is encoded by the exons ATGGCGACAGAG TTCCACAATCTGCAGGAGTTGAGGCACAGTGCATCTCTGGCTAATAAAGTCTTCATCCAGAGAGACTACAGCGAAGGAACCACCTGCCGGTTTCAGACCAAGTTCCCCTCTGAGCTGGAGAGCAGG attGAGCGGACACTGTTTGAGGACACTGTGAAGACGCTGAACAACTACTACGCAGAGGCAGAAAAGATAGGAGGCCAGTCCTACCTGGAGGGGTGTCTGGCCTGCTCTACAGCGTATCTTATCTTCCTCTGCATGGAGACGCGTTATGAGAAG gtgttGAAGAAGATAGCCAAGTACATTCAGGAGCAGAATGAGAAGATCTATGCTCCCAGAGGGCTGCTCATCACCGATCCCATAGAAAGGGGAATGCGTGTC ATAGAGATCTCCATCTATGAAGACCGGGGCTCCAGTGGCTCCAGCTCGGGAAGCAGCTCTGTGTCCGGCAGCACCGCTCGATGA
- the zfyve27 gene encoding protrudin isoform X2 — translation MTMHGLSQDLSHGAGEGGELAHTSSKETSGSPEASELGSPRCTPNFDLLNMVVSYKRMALFLEPATDAVELIRYLLGWKMPLCSLVACMFLNVFFCTVNEVGWITVGVVAVAAPAALGYLQDRCGGRASDAELHKRRFHAVHRRDLLTVHLTKQEAMLEVKDLLKHLDDMLSFACLSAETFYKVLYWDNHTQSSRFYGGMLILACLLYIAPLGWVFAGLNSAIFLWNRDFCRVLLDLTKLIHMGQAQASEGKCVEQEHGNLLDRTPTPTSLEDLSPGSVEEAEEAEPDDEFKDAIEEDDDGPLGAPEYDTISENGLLSRNEPIRSKVSKLTEKLRKRYPTTSTGNCSSCNAVFSVLKKRRSCSNCGNSFCSRCCSFKVLRSCMGATAPEAQRETVFVCAACNSSLIKLQ, via the exons ATGACGATGCACGGCTTGTCCCAGGACCTTTCACATGGTGCAGGGGAAGGGGGGGAGCTGGCACACACGTCGTCTAAAGAGACCTCCGGGTCTCCAGAGGCCTCTGAGTTGGGGAGCCCACGGTGTACACCAAACTTTGACCTCCTCAACATGGTGGTGTCCTATAAGAGAATGGCCCTGTTTCTAGAACCAGCTACAGATGCAGTGGAGCTGATCCGCTACCTGCTCGg ATGGAAGATGCCCCTGTGCTCTCTGGTTGCCTGTATGTTTCTCAATGTCTTCTTCTGCACTGTTAATGAAG TGGGTTGGATCACAGTGGGTGTGGTGGCGGTGGCGGCGCCTGCGGCCCTGGGCTACCTGCAGGACAGGTGTGGGGGCAGAGCCTCAGATGCTGAGCTCCACAAGAGACGCTTTCACGCTGTGCACCGCAGGGACCTGCTGACAGTGCATCTCACCAAACAGGAGGCCATGCTGGAAGTCAAAGACCT ATTGAAGCACCTGGATGACATGCTGTCCTTTGCCTGCCTGTCAGCAGAAACATTTTACAAGGTCCTGTACTGGGATAATCACACCCAGTCATCAAG GTTCTATGGAGGGATGTTAATATTGGCTTGCCTGCTCTACATCGCTCCACTGGGCTGGGTGTTCGCTGGGCTCAACAGCGCAATCTTCCTGTGGAACAGAGACTTCTGCAGAG TTTTGTTGGACCTTACGAAGCTAATCCACATGGGCCAGGCCCAGGCCTCAGAGGGAAAGTGTGTAGAACAGGAACACGGCAACCTGTTGGACAGGACCCCCACGCCAACTAGTCTGGAG GACCTGTCTCCTGGCAGTGTAGAGGAGGCTGAGGAGGCAGAGCCTGATGATGAATTTAAGGATGCCATTGAG GAGGATGATGACGGGCCTCTTGGAGCTCCTGAGTATGACACCATTTCTGAAAATGGTCTCTTGAGCCGCAACGAACCAATACGCAGCAAGGTTTCCAAACTGACCGAGAAACTGCGTAAACGCTACCCCACCACCAGCACAG GCAACTGCTCTAGCTGCAATGCCGTCTTCTCCGTGCTGAAGAAAAGG aggagctgcagtaactgtggcaacagcTTCTGTTCCCGATGCTGTTCCTTCAAGGTGCTGAGATCTTGCATGGGAGCAACAG ctccagAGGCCCAGAGAGagactgtgtttgtttgtgctgcCTGTAATTCCTCTCTCATCAAGTTACAGTGA
- the LOC114568143 gene encoding zinc finger and SCAN domain-containing protein 12, whose product MKPQLTGTKTRPKAAGAEADRSLQEELIAAIHGAFEVAVEITVREVTKLVGRATGDVYEELRRENESLKQRLQRAGAMLDSARMEVRSGSSLPTKQLQNANKLTDQPPPLKPDPKSSNPTVGNVHSCTGIRGDSPPAGHSRAHQPPDPQHEEQRSCQYLSDASSEKDDGCDALTKEAGKESSRVCVVRVEGINPPCLGLAVQDRNSPPLPSGDDMSTFEHVMVKQEKPEEGDDSACGLDSLKMEDFSPEDFSPECMSAVQSKMLDEWKPEVLDIPSQDSNAPLSCSRLAQEFPNIFQLAEPAPIPEASPQVYGVHVQTSLNHTNLYACKSCGQTFPLPSLLRRHFGQCQQKFQQRLKQPLDGSKRSRVQLYPPGCSPFRCTECNREFNRMENLKTHLRIHTGERPYTCSVCSKCFRHSGALTRHFRIHTGEKPYICAQCGKSFRNCGGLKFHQRSHSKQ is encoded by the exons ATGAAGCCGCAGCTGACTGGTACAAAAACGCGCCCCAAAGCGGCCGGAGCTGAAGCCGATCGTTCTCTGCAAGAGGAGCTGATTGCAGCGATACATGGAGCGTTTGAAGTGGCTGTGGAAATCACAGTTCGTGAGGTGACAAAGCTTGTAGGTCGGGCAACAGGAGACGTCTATGAAGAGCTGCGACGAGAGAACGAGTCCCTCAAACAAAGGCTGCAGAGAGCCGGAGCTATGCTGGACTCTGCGCGCATGGAGGTAAGAAGTGGCAGCTCTCTTCCTACAAAGCAACTCCAGAATGCCAACAAACTTACAGATCAACCGCCTCCCCTAAAACCCGATCCCAAAAGCTCAAATCCCACAGTAGGCAACGTGCACAGTTGCACGGGGATCCGAGGTGACTCTCCTCCTGCAGGTCACAGCCGTGCACACCAGCCTCCTGACCCCCAGCATGAGGAGCAAAGATCATGCCAGTATCTCAGTGATGCTTCTTCAGAGAAAGATGATGGATGTGATGCTTTGACCAAAG AAGCCGGCAAAGAGAGCTCCCGTGTATGTGTGGTGAGGGTAGAAGGCATTAACCCACCATGTCTAGGCCTGGCAGTTCAAGACCGCAACTCACCACCACTTCCCAGCGGGGATGACATGTCGACTTTTGAGCATGTCATGGTAAAGCAAGAGAAGCCAGAAGAGGGAGATGATTCAGCATGCGGTTTAGACTCGCTCAAAATGGAGGATTTTAGCCCGGAGGATTTTAGCCCAGAGTGTATGTCAGCGGTCCAGTCCAAAATGCTGGATGAGTGGAAACCAGAAGTGCTGGATATTCCGAGCCAAGACTCAAATGCTCCTCTGTCCTGCAGCAGGCTGGCTCAGG AGTTCCCAAACATCTTCCAGCTGGCAGAACCAGCTCCCATCCCAGAAGCCTCTCCACAGGTGTATGGAGTCCATGTGCAGACCAGCCTCAACCACACCAACCTCTACGCCTGCAAGTCCTGCGGCCAGACGTTCCCCCTGCCCAGCTTGCTGCGGCGGCACTTCGGCCAGTGCCAGCAGAAGTTTCAGCAGCGGCTTAAGCAGCCCTTAGATGGAAGCAAGAGGAGCAGAGTGCAGCTTTACCCACCAGGCTGCAGCCCCTTCCGCTGCACAGAGTGCAACAGAGAGTTCAACCGCATGGAGAACCTCAAGACTCACCTTCGCATCCACACGGGAGAAAGGCCGTACACCTGCTCGGTGTGCTCAAAGTGTTTCCGTCACTCTGGGGCGCTAACCAGGCACTTCCGCATCCACACCGGAGAGAAGCCTTACATCTGCGCACAGTGTGGGAAGTCATTCAGGAACTGTGGGGGGCTTAAATTCCACCAGCGTTCACACAGCAAACAGtag
- the avpi1 gene encoding uncharacterized protein avpi1 — MSRPSVCAWLQFVSFKLQTRSFPSCLSPAPHPLKLSSCPYITTWKLHLRNMAEALASTSSEDGLPLQWKLSNQRSRKSGCSNIFTGLNLHQLHRLFRTAGDRDAEHRAKLVWRGMDSDIEGAQEAKEEEGEDSEEEAGLAQALVGLRVRARNKAGIRAEGHRDHKWLRASGYLRIEEPLSGYPVEDEEADIAPSSGEFLSATEKDTSENQNPFKPSSWRLGVARHEGASRSERYLHRIIH, encoded by the exons ATGAGCAGACCGTCTGTTTGTGCATGGTTACAGTTTGtctcattcaaactacagacCAGAAG ctttccttcctgcttATCAcctgccccccaccccctgaaATTGTCCTCCTGTCCTTATATCACCACCTGGAAGCTCCACCTTCGCAATATGGCAGAGGCCCTAGCATCCACCTCCTCTGAGGATGGCCTGCCTCTGCAGTGGAAACTTTCCAATCAACGAAGCAGGAAATCTGGATGCTCCAACATCTTTACAGGGCTCAACCTGCACCAGCTACACAGGCTGTTTAGAACAGCAGGAGACAGAGATGCTGAACATCGGGCTAAGCTGGTGTGGCGAGGGATGGATTCAGATATAGAGGGGGCACAGGAGgcgaaggaggaggaaggggaggacaGCGAGGAAGAGGCAGGGCTGGCCCAGGCCTTGGTGGGGCTCCGAGTCCGAGCAAGGAACAAAGCTGGTATCAGAGCGGAGGGACACAGAGACCACAAGTGGCTCAGAGCATCAGGTTATCTCAG GATTGAGGAGCCATTATCCGGCTACCCTGTCGAGGATGAGGAGGCTGACATAGCGCCCAGTTCGGGAGAATTTCTGTCGGCGACTGAAAAAGACACCTCAGAGAACCAAAACCCCTTTAAACCCTCCTCGTGGAGGTTGGGTGTGGCAAGACATGAGGGTGCCAGTCGCTCTGAACGCTACCTTCACCGCATCATCCACTAA
- the zfyve27 gene encoding protrudin isoform X1 → MTMHGLSQDLSHGAGEGGELAHTSSKETSGSPEASELGSPRCTPNFDLLNMVVSYKRMALFLEPATDAVELIRYLLGWKMPLCSLVACMFLNVFFCTVNEVGWITVGVVAVAAPAALGYLQDRCGGRASDAELHKRRFHAVHRRDLLTVHLTKQEAMLEVKDLLKHLDDMLSFACLSAETFYKVLYWDNHTQSSRFYGGMLILACLLYIAPLGWVFAGLNSAIFLWNRDFCRVLLDLTKLIHMGQAQASEGKCVEQEHGNLLDRTPTPTSLEDLSPGSVEEAEEAEPDDEFKDAIEEHSVSMQETPLVLVEDDDGPLGAPEYDTISENGLLSRNEPIRSKVSKLTEKLRKRYPTTSTGNCSSCNAVFSVLKKRRSCSNCGNSFCSRCCSFKVLRSCMGATAPEAQRETVFVCAACNSSLIKLQ, encoded by the exons ATGACGATGCACGGCTTGTCCCAGGACCTTTCACATGGTGCAGGGGAAGGGGGGGAGCTGGCACACACGTCGTCTAAAGAGACCTCCGGGTCTCCAGAGGCCTCTGAGTTGGGGAGCCCACGGTGTACACCAAACTTTGACCTCCTCAACATGGTGGTGTCCTATAAGAGAATGGCCCTGTTTCTAGAACCAGCTACAGATGCAGTGGAGCTGATCCGCTACCTGCTCGg ATGGAAGATGCCCCTGTGCTCTCTGGTTGCCTGTATGTTTCTCAATGTCTTCTTCTGCACTGTTAATGAAG TGGGTTGGATCACAGTGGGTGTGGTGGCGGTGGCGGCGCCTGCGGCCCTGGGCTACCTGCAGGACAGGTGTGGGGGCAGAGCCTCAGATGCTGAGCTCCACAAGAGACGCTTTCACGCTGTGCACCGCAGGGACCTGCTGACAGTGCATCTCACCAAACAGGAGGCCATGCTGGAAGTCAAAGACCT ATTGAAGCACCTGGATGACATGCTGTCCTTTGCCTGCCTGTCAGCAGAAACATTTTACAAGGTCCTGTACTGGGATAATCACACCCAGTCATCAAG GTTCTATGGAGGGATGTTAATATTGGCTTGCCTGCTCTACATCGCTCCACTGGGCTGGGTGTTCGCTGGGCTCAACAGCGCAATCTTCCTGTGGAACAGAGACTTCTGCAGAG TTTTGTTGGACCTTACGAAGCTAATCCACATGGGCCAGGCCCAGGCCTCAGAGGGAAAGTGTGTAGAACAGGAACACGGCAACCTGTTGGACAGGACCCCCACGCCAACTAGTCTGGAG GACCTGTCTCCTGGCAGTGTAGAGGAGGCTGAGGAGGCAGAGCCTGATGATGAATTTAAGGATGCCATTGAG GAACATTCAGTTTCCATGCAG GAAACCCCTTTGGTCTTAGTG GAGGATGATGACGGGCCTCTTGGAGCTCCTGAGTATGACACCATTTCTGAAAATGGTCTCTTGAGCCGCAACGAACCAATACGCAGCAAGGTTTCCAAACTGACCGAGAAACTGCGTAAACGCTACCCCACCACCAGCACAG GCAACTGCTCTAGCTGCAATGCCGTCTTCTCCGTGCTGAAGAAAAGG aggagctgcagtaactgtggcaacagcTTCTGTTCCCGATGCTGTTCCTTCAAGGTGCTGAGATCTTGCATGGGAGCAACAG ctccagAGGCCCAGAGAGagactgtgtttgtttgtgctgcCTGTAATTCCTCTCTCATCAAGTTACAGTGA